A single window of Syntrophales bacterium DNA harbors:
- the cysS gene encoding cysteine--tRNA ligase (catalyzes a two-step reaction; charges a cysteine by linking its carboxyl group to the alpha-phosphate of ATP then transfers the aminoacyl-adenylate to its tRNA) — protein PVDFSSDSLAEAKTGMERFYTTLKNIGDVLARGVDYSKVSGKNLSGKDKDVFEYIEALPGRFTEAMEDDFNTAMAIGYMFDTVRVINSYLAEKENTMTVEKLFVLDVAQWYIKEVGRVLGLFLEDPDEYFQKDRNRESEKRGLNVEDIERWVEERRVARAAKDWESSDKIRKTLAEKGVILKDTPTATTWKIE, from the coding sequence CCCGTGGACTTTTCCAGTGACTCACTTGCTGAGGCGAAAACGGGAATGGAGAGGTTCTATACAACCCTGAAAAATATCGGAGATGTCCTTGCGAGGGGTGTAGATTATTCGAAGGTTTCAGGGAAAAACCTTTCCGGAAAAGACAAGGATGTGTTCGAATATATTGAAGCTCTTCCCGGCAGGTTTACCGAGGCGATGGAGGATGATTTTAATACCGCTATGGCCATTGGCTACATGTTTGATACGGTTAGGGTGATCAACAGTTATCTGGCTGAAAAAGAAAATACCATGACTGTCGAGAAGCTCTTTGTGCTGGATGTCGCTCAATGGTATATCAAAGAAGTGGGCAGGGTGTTGGGATTGTTTCTTGAAGATCCTGACGAATACTTCCAGAAGGACAGAAACAGAGAATCTGAAAAACGTGGGTTGAATGTGGAAGATATTGAACGCTGGGTTGAAGAAAGAAGGGTAGCCAGGGCGGCAAAAGATTGGGAAAGTTCGGATAAAATCAGGAAGACTCTTGCTGAGAAGGGAGTAATTCTTAAAGATACCCCTACTGCAACCACTTGGAAAATCGAGTAA
- a CDS encoding V-type ATP synthase subunit D, producing MPKIELPPTKSSLRKLKEDLAFAYEGYDLLNQKRELLAIEIVRRIGEIRRLESEFSDVLDELYAAYRIAAVDMGSEAITLKSSSERRGYFFHMAFTKFMGLKLPKIRLTFKKSLLTITLTGTTATYDTAKERLRKTLQVLAEYAVITKAIIMLSRELKKVQRRVNALEKIFIPQHEEAKKYISDRIEEMEREEIFVKKLIRQRASKEE from the coding sequence ATGCCAAAAATAGAGCTTCCCCCCACAAAATCATCGCTTAGAAAGCTCAAGGAAGACCTTGCGTTCGCATACGAAGGCTACGACCTCCTAAACCAGAAGAGAGAGCTCCTGGCCATTGAGATCGTCAGGCGTATTGGCGAGATTAGGAGATTGGAATCCGAGTTTTCGGATGTTTTAGATGAGCTCTACGCGGCTTACCGGATAGCGGCCGTCGACATGGGATCCGAGGCCATAACCTTAAAAAGCAGCTCCGAGAGGAGGGGCTATTTCTTCCACATGGCATTTACTAAATTCATGGGGTTGAAGCTTCCGAAGATCAGACTTACATTCAAGAAATCCTTGCTCACTATCACTTTAACAGGAACGACAGCCACCTATGACACAGCGAAGGAGCGCTTGAGAAAGACGCTTCAAGTACTCGCCGAATATGCGGTTATCACCAAGGCGATCATCATGCTCTCAAGGGAGCTGAAAAAGGTACAGCGACGGGTGAACGCCCTTGAGAAGATATTCATCCCCCAGCATGAAGAGGCGAAGAAGTACATCTCAGATAGAATCGAGGAGATGGAGAGAGAAGAAATTTTTGTGAAGAAACTCATACGACAACGCGCATCAAAGGAAGAGTGA